DNA from Coriobacteriaceae bacterium:
TACCCATAAGATGTACGTCGACCGCGGACCCAAGTCCGAGGATGAGGAAGACAGCTTCTGGGACTAACCTGCCAAAAAGGGACAGGTTTATTTTGGTCGGTTTTATCTGGGCAAACGCAAGCGCCCCGCAACCGGTAACGATCCGGTTGCGGGGCGCTTTTCGCATATACGACAAAACCGCAGGAAAAACCTGCCAAAATAAACCTGTCCCTAAATGGCAGGTTTTACTGGAGAGTTGCGTCGATGGCCTTGACCAGGGCGCTGCGCATGCCGGCATCCTCGAGCGCGATGACGCCCTTGATGGTGGCACCGCCGGGCGAGCACACGGCATCCTTCATCGCTGCGGGATGCTGACCGGTTGCGAGCTGCAGCTTTGCCGTACCCAGCACCATCTGGCTCACAATGCGATAGGCATCGGCGCGCGGGATACCGTGCTTGACCGCCGCATCGCTCAGGGCCTCGATCGCCATGGCGACGAATGCCGGAGCGCAACCACCCACCGTGCCGCCCACAAACAGCAGGCTCGTATCGAGCTCAACCACCGCACCGAGCTTGCCAAGCAGATCAAGCACCACTGCGCTCTGTTCATCACTAAGCGTGGAAGCCTTCTCGCAAGCTATGAC
Protein-coding regions in this window:
- the proC gene encoding pyrroline-5-carboxylate reductase produces the protein MKIGFVGFGNMASAMADGWIAAGVAASDMCACAGRYDALVERCEARGMAACHDAAEVVSASDIVVAAVKPYMIEKVFAPLKDALAKKVVLSVAWTWDSAKWEQVLPGVAHISTVPNTPVSVGEGVIACEKASTLSDEQSAVVLDLLGKLGAVVELDTSLLFVGGTVGGCAPAFVAMAIEALSDAAVKHGIPRADAYRIVSQMVLGTAKLQLATGQHPAAMKDAVCSPGGATIKGVIALEDAGMRSALVKAIDATLQ